One Chryseobacterium wanjuense genomic region harbors:
- a CDS encoding TetR/AcrR family transcriptional regulator, which yields MGSKERIQRFKDDSREKILAAALNIAKNEGWQALSMRKIADQIEYTAPFIYEYFVNKEAILFALTKRGYAILTKVIIEARNKNENADDKLEAMWIAYWDFAFTHKELYRLMYGVDMVCFTSECAMPEVENLYDILSDVITIYFDEKNVSEERVRIKYYTYWSMIHGLISINLIHLNGRISYDLNRQILRDAIQSITKSIKK from the coding sequence ATGGGAAGTAAGGAAAGAATTCAGCGCTTTAAAGATGATTCCAGAGAAAAGATTCTGGCAGCAGCTTTAAATATTGCCAAAAATGAAGGCTGGCAAGCATTAAGTATGCGGAAAATTGCAGATCAGATTGAATACACAGCACCTTTTATTTACGAATATTTTGTCAACAAAGAAGCTATTTTGTTTGCATTAACCAAAAGAGGATATGCCATCCTAACAAAAGTAATCATTGAAGCCCGAAATAAAAATGAAAATGCCGATGATAAACTCGAAGCAATGTGGATCGCCTATTGGGATTTCGCTTTTACGCATAAGGAATTGTATCGGTTGATGTACGGTGTTGATATGGTCTGTTTCACAAGCGAATGTGCAATGCCGGAGGTTGAAAATTTGTACGATATTCTGAGTGACGTTATTACCATTTATTTTGATGAAAAAAATGTTTCAGAAGAACGGGTTCGCATAAAATATTACACCTATTGGTCGATGATTCACGGGTTAATCTCTATTAATTTAATTCATCTGAACGGAAGAATCAGTTATGATCTCAACAGACAGATTCTACGAGATGCTATTCAAAGTATTACAAAATCCATTAAAAAATAA
- a CDS encoding efflux RND transporter periplasmic adaptor subunit → MNAIHHFSPSDIIKKFNSARHFLIVVFTAAILVSCENKSEKTTADAPPNVPVGSVSESSETTFVEYPASVQGSVDVEIRPQVSGYIQRVLVNEGAYVSAGQTLFQINSQPFVEALNNAKANLHASEAAILNAKLEIDKLTPLVQNKVVADFQLKTAKTAYKIAQANAEQARASVASAQINLGYTNVKAPVSGYIGLIPKKQGSLVSPADQEALTQLSDIRDVHVYFALAEKDFTVFNTNYEGKTPAERIKNLPFVELVLSDNSVYPIKGKVDMINGQFDKNTGAITFRASFPNPNGNLRSGNTGKLRLGLNHNNAILVPQSATVEMQDKVFVFLVDKSNKVTKTPLDVIGKSGTNYLIKQGLNQGDQIVLSGLDRLQEGQVINPQKTARIAQLNNKK, encoded by the coding sequence ATGAATGCTATTCATCATTTTAGTCCATCAGACATTATTAAGAAATTTAATAGTGCGAGACATTTTTTGATTGTAGTTTTTACGGCTGCAATTCTTGTAAGCTGTGAAAATAAATCAGAGAAAACAACAGCAGATGCACCACCAAATGTGCCTGTGGGAAGCGTTTCAGAGAGCTCGGAAACTACTTTTGTAGAATATCCGGCTTCAGTCCAGGGTTCGGTTGATGTAGAAATCCGTCCACAGGTAAGCGGATATATTCAAAGAGTTTTGGTAAACGAAGGAGCTTATGTTTCAGCGGGGCAGACTTTGTTTCAGATTAATTCCCAACCCTTTGTTGAAGCTTTAAATAATGCCAAAGCCAATCTTCACGCATCTGAGGCAGCTATTTTAAATGCCAAATTGGAAATCGACAAATTAACGCCACTGGTTCAAAATAAAGTGGTTGCAGATTTTCAATTGAAAACAGCCAAAACAGCTTACAAAATTGCACAGGCTAACGCAGAACAGGCCAGAGCAAGCGTTGCTTCAGCACAGATTAATTTAGGATATACCAACGTAAAAGCGCCAGTGAGTGGATATATAGGTTTGATTCCTAAAAAACAGGGAAGTCTGGTTTCTCCGGCAGATCAGGAAGCTTTAACGCAGCTTTCAGATATCAGAGATGTGCATGTTTACTTTGCTTTAGCTGAAAAAGATTTTACCGTTTTCAATACGAATTACGAAGGAAAAACTCCCGCTGAAAGAATCAAAAACCTACCGTTTGTTGAATTGGTATTAAGTGATAATTCAGTCTATCCGATCAAAGGTAAAGTGGATATGATAAACGGTCAGTTTGATAAAAACACCGGTGCCATTACTTTCAGAGCAAGTTTTCCGAATCCGAACGGAAACTTACGCTCAGGAAATACGGGTAAACTTCGTTTAGGATTGAATCATAATAATGCGATTCTGGTTCCGCAATCTGCAACTGTGGAAATGCAGGATAAAGTCTTTGTTTTTTTGGTCGATAAAAGTAACAAAGTTACCAAAACACCTCTTGATGTTATCGGAAAAAGCGGGACAAATTATCTTATTAAACAAGGCTTAAATCAGGGTGACCAAATTGTATTGAGCGGTCTCGACAGATTACAGGAAGGCCAAGTCATCAATCCACAGAAAACTGCACGTATAGCTCAATTAAATAATAAAAAATAA
- a CDS encoding efflux RND transporter permease subunit: MFKIFIKRPVLATVISVIMVIMGVISLIKLPVQQFPDIAPPSVMVSALYPGANAETVLRSVAPSLEESINGVEDMTYMSSTASNDGTLSISVYFKLGTDPDQAAINVQNRVSQALSRLPAEVVQQGITTSKQHVTFMMGIGLYTEDESKYDQTFVGNYAEINILPELKRIPGVGSASLYGGQKDYSMRVWLNPSKMSSYKVSTSEVMKAIQDKSLEAAPGKFGQHSKEVFEYVIKYKGKLTKPDQYENIVIRSNSDGSVLRLKDVAKVELGSFSYNSLTRLSGKKGVVLGILQLSGANSNETQIAIKEAMDKASKSFPKGIKHEIFFSTKRALDQSIDQVKSTLIEAFILVFIVVYLFLQDFRSTLIPAIAVPVALLGTFFFMQLFGFSINLLTLFALILAIGIVVDDAIVVVEAVHAKMEHENLKPKKATHAAMHEISGAIISITLVMAAVFLPVGSMEGSTGLFYRQFAFTMAIAIVISAINALTLSPALAALFLKGVHPVQNEEHKALAKKSFKEKFFIGFNSSFNALTKRYVGGLKFLIRHKWLSLGGLALISLATVLMVRSIPSGFIPTEDQNFVAIAVNTPSGTTLDGTQKVMKVAETKMKALEATRFVTAISGFDALTNSMSPSKGIIYVQLKANKERGDFKNIDKLMDEIRSQLGTINGGNFFVFSFPTVPGFSNVEALDIVLQDKSGGNLDKFSGISQEFIKELIKRPEIEVAFTSFNADYPQLQLDIDDDKADQLGVSVKDILETMQVYFGSAQASDFNRFGKYYRVVVQADVQDRADPSAIDRVFVKNKNGEMVPINTLVKLSRIYGSETVSRYNMFNSISVNAIPKAGYSSGAAINAVKEVVEKQLPTGYSYEFSGQTREEIASGGQSTIIFILCMVFVYFLLAAQYESYILPLAVMLSIPVGVFGVFAAIGLTGIANSIYIQVALVMLIGLLAKNAILIVEFAVQKRKAGKSLTEAAIEAAKLRLRPIIMTSLAFVVGLIPMMYATGPSAQGNHSISIGAAGGMISGVVLGLLIIPVLFVVFRFLQEKLSQNSQEDEYDDVVEEPVK; this comes from the coding sequence ATGTTCAAAATATTTATAAAAAGACCTGTTTTGGCAACTGTTATTTCCGTCATTATGGTGATAATGGGAGTCATAAGTCTTATAAAACTACCGGTACAGCAATTTCCGGACATTGCACCGCCTTCTGTAATGGTCAGTGCCCTATATCCTGGAGCCAATGCAGAAACGGTTCTCCGTTCAGTTGCTCCGTCGTTGGAAGAATCTATCAATGGGGTAGAGGATATGACGTATATGAGCTCTACTGCAAGTAATGACGGGACGCTATCAATCTCTGTTTATTTTAAACTCGGAACAGATCCCGATCAAGCGGCGATTAATGTACAAAACCGTGTCTCACAGGCGTTGAGTCGTTTGCCGGCTGAAGTGGTTCAACAGGGAATCACCACTTCAAAACAGCACGTAACTTTTATGATGGGGATCGGTTTATACACCGAAGATGAATCTAAATACGACCAGACTTTCGTAGGAAATTACGCGGAAATTAATATTCTTCCAGAACTTAAACGTATTCCGGGTGTCGGTTCTGCAAGTTTGTATGGCGGACAAAAAGATTACTCAATGAGAGTTTGGTTAAATCCTTCCAAGATGAGTAGTTACAAAGTGTCGACAAGCGAAGTGATGAAGGCGATTCAGGATAAAAGTCTTGAAGCTGCACCGGGAAAATTTGGACAGCACAGTAAAGAGGTTTTCGAATATGTGATTAAATATAAAGGAAAATTGACAAAACCTGACCAATATGAAAATATTGTCATAAGATCAAATTCAGATGGGTCTGTCCTTCGTTTGAAAGATGTCGCTAAAGTAGAATTGGGCTCTTTTTCCTATAATAGTTTAACACGATTAAGTGGTAAAAAAGGAGTTGTTCTTGGTATTTTACAATTGTCGGGAGCCAATTCAAACGAGACACAGATTGCCATAAAAGAAGCGATGGACAAAGCTTCGAAAAGTTTTCCGAAAGGGATTAAGCACGAGATTTTCTTTAGTACAAAAAGAGCTTTAGACCAATCCATCGACCAGGTAAAAAGTACTTTGATCGAAGCTTTTATCCTGGTGTTTATTGTTGTGTATCTGTTTTTGCAGGATTTCAGGTCAACGTTGATTCCGGCGATTGCCGTACCTGTTGCGCTTTTAGGAACGTTTTTCTTTATGCAGCTGTTCGGTTTTTCCATTAATTTATTAACCTTATTTGCTCTGATTTTAGCTATCGGAATTGTTGTGGATGATGCCATTGTCGTCGTCGAAGCCGTTCACGCTAAAATGGAACACGAAAATTTGAAACCTAAAAAAGCGACACACGCAGCAATGCATGAGATTTCAGGAGCAATCATCTCGATTACTTTGGTGATGGCTGCTGTTTTCCTCCCGGTTGGTTCTATGGAAGGATCTACAGGTCTTTTCTATCGTCAGTTTGCCTTTACAATGGCGATTGCGATTGTCATTTCAGCCATTAATGCATTAACATTAAGTCCTGCATTGGCGGCTTTGTTTTTAAAAGGTGTTCATCCTGTTCAGAATGAAGAACATAAAGCTCTTGCCAAAAAGAGTTTTAAAGAAAAATTCTTTATCGGATTTAACAGCAGTTTTAATGCTCTGACCAAACGTTATGTAGGCGGATTGAAGTTTTTAATTCGTCATAAATGGTTAAGTTTAGGAGGTTTAGCTTTGATCTCATTAGCCACTGTTTTAATGGTAAGATCAATACCTTCCGGATTTATTCCTACAGAGGATCAGAATTTTGTTGCCATTGCAGTCAATACACCATCTGGAACTACATTAGATGGTACCCAAAAAGTGATGAAAGTTGCCGAAACAAAAATGAAAGCCTTGGAAGCCACCCGATTTGTAACGGCTATTTCAGGGTTCGATGCTCTTACCAACTCAATGAGCCCCTCAAAAGGGATTATTTATGTTCAATTAAAAGCGAATAAAGAACGTGGTGATTTCAAAAACATCGATAAATTGATGGATGAGATCCGCAGTCAACTGGGAACAATCAACGGCGGAAATTTCTTTGTTTTCAGTTTTCCGACGGTTCCGGGTTTCAGTAACGTGGAAGCATTAGATATCGTTTTACAGGACAAAAGTGGAGGAAATCTGGATAAATTTAGCGGTATTTCTCAGGAGTTTATTAAAGAATTAATCAAACGCCCTGAAATTGAAGTCGCATTTACAAGTTTCAATGCAGATTACCCTCAGTTACAACTGGATATTGACGACGATAAAGCAGACCAGTTGGGCGTAAGTGTAAAAGATATTCTGGAAACAATGCAGGTTTATTTTGGAAGTGCACAGGCTTCAGATTTCAACCGTTTCGGTAAATATTACAGAGTGGTTGTCCAGGCCGATGTTCAGGACCGAGCCGATCCATCTGCAATCGATCGGGTTTTTGTGAAAAACAAAAATGGAGAGATGGTTCCGATTAATACTTTAGTGAAATTAAGCAGGATATATGGTTCCGAAACCGTTTCAAGATACAATATGTTTAATTCAATTTCTGTCAATGCGATTCCGAAAGCGGGTTACAGCTCCGGTGCAGCTATTAATGCAGTGAAGGAAGTTGTGGAGAAACAATTACCAACAGGTTACAGCTACGAATTTTCGGGTCAGACAAGAGAAGAAATTGCTTCCGGCGGACAATCGACCATTATTTTTATTCTGTGTATGGTGTTTGTGTATTTCCTTTTGGCAGCACAATATGAAAGCTATATTCTTCCTTTAGCGGTAATGCTTTCCATTCCTGTAGGTGTTTTTGGAGTATTTGCAGCGATTGGTTTAACAGGAATTGCCAACAGCATTTACATTCAGGTTGCGTTGGTGATGTTGATTGGATTATTGGCTAAAAATGCTATTCTGATTGTGGAATTTGCCGTACAGAAAAGAAAAGCAGGAAAATCTTTAACTGAAGCCGCGATCGAAGCCGCAAAACTAAGACTTAGACCGATTATTATGACTTCACTGGCTTTTGTTGTGGGTTTAATTCCCATGATGTATGCGACAGGTCCATCGGCTCAGGGGAACCATTCCATCAGTATTGGAGCTGCTGGGGGAATGATTTCGGGAGTAGTTTTAGGATTGTTGATTATTCCTGTGTTATTTGTTGTTTTCCGTTTTTTACAGGAAAAATTATCTCAAAATTCTCAGGAAGATGAATATGATGATGTTGTTGAAGAACCTGTTAAATAA
- a CDS encoding TolC family protein — translation MKRFNLIIILTMCAFLVGCTVSKDISLPDVAPNSFRTDAVEQDSVNIGSVPFKDFIKDETVQNLIDTALIKNYDMQIALKNIDAAELLYKQSKLGNLPEVKAMVSASSNRPSDNSMNGFTLSQFMGTNHIEDYNAGVSVLWEADIWGKIRNRKAGALASFLQTEEAKKAIQTRLVANIAQGYYNLLMLDEQLEIAKKNLELNENTLKIVNLQFNSGQVTSLAVQQTQAQKLNAEKLIPKLEQQITLQENALSVLIGTLPKAINRKSSLDRMIIPENLNTGFPSQMLSFRPDIKSAEFALNVANAKVGIATANLYPSLTISASGGINSFKASNWFNIPASLFGMVAGGITQPIFQRGELKTNVELAKIDREKVVIHFRQSVLNAVGEVSDELVKIEKLKEEYSIAEKRVQTLQQASKNADLLFKSGMANYLEVITAQGNLLQGELDLVNIKTLQLNAVVGLYRSLGGGWK, via the coding sequence ATGAAACGATTTAATTTAATTATAATATTGACAATGTGTGCATTCCTTGTGGGATGCACCGTTTCAAAAGATATTTCATTGCCTGATGTGGCACCGAACTCATTCAGAACAGATGCTGTTGAGCAAGACTCAGTAAATATTGGTTCTGTTCCGTTTAAAGATTTTATTAAAGATGAAACGGTTCAAAATCTGATTGATACCGCTTTGATAAAAAATTATGATATGCAGATTGCTTTGAAAAATATTGATGCTGCAGAATTATTGTACAAACAGTCTAAGTTAGGCAATTTGCCGGAAGTAAAAGCGATGGTTTCTGCCAGTTCAAACCGACCCTCTGATAACAGTATGAACGGTTTTACACTAAGCCAGTTTATGGGAACCAATCATATTGAGGATTACAACGCAGGAGTTAGTGTACTTTGGGAAGCTGATATTTGGGGTAAAATCCGTAACCGAAAAGCGGGTGCATTGGCTAGTTTTTTACAAACTGAGGAAGCAAAAAAGGCAATCCAGACAAGATTAGTAGCGAATATTGCACAAGGTTATTATAACCTGTTGATGCTTGATGAGCAGTTGGAGATTGCCAAAAAGAATTTAGAACTTAATGAAAACACATTGAAAATTGTCAATTTACAGTTTAATTCCGGGCAGGTGACTTCTTTGGCAGTTCAGCAGACTCAGGCTCAAAAACTGAATGCAGAAAAGCTCATTCCAAAACTCGAACAGCAAATTACTTTACAGGAAAATGCGTTAAGTGTTTTAATCGGAACTTTACCAAAAGCTATAAATAGAAAGAGCAGTTTGGACAGAATGATAATTCCGGAAAATTTAAATACAGGTTTTCCATCACAAATGCTAAGCTTCAGACCTGACATTAAAAGTGCAGAATTTGCCTTAAATGTTGCTAATGCAAAAGTCGGAATTGCTACAGCGAATTTATATCCGTCGCTGACAATTTCCGCAAGTGGAGGAATCAATTCTTTCAAAGCAAGTAATTGGTTCAATATTCCTGCATCTCTGTTTGGAATGGTTGCGGGTGGAATTACGCAGCCGATTTTTCAAAGAGGAGAACTGAAGACGAATGTTGAACTGGCAAAAATCGATAGAGAAAAAGTAGTGATTCATTTCCGTCAATCTGTTCTGAATGCAGTCGGAGAAGTTTCTGATGAATTGGTGAAAATTGAAAAGCTAAAAGAAGAATATTCTATTGCTGAAAAACGAGTTCAGACATTACAACAAGCTTCAAAAAATGCAGATCTATTATTTAAAAGTGGGATGGCAAATTACCTAGAAGTCATCACGGCGCAGGGTAATTTGTTACAAGGTGAATTGGATTTAGTAAACATTAAAACCTTACAATTAAATGCTGTTGTCGGATTATACCGTTCGTTAGGAGGTGGCTGGAAATAA
- a CDS encoding nucleoside deaminase: MNNYNQYMLECIELAKQALEKGNPPVGSVLVFEDKIIGRGIESGKSSGDITQHAEILAVKDALKNGYREILDKSVMYSTHEPCIMCSYLIRHHKIAKLVFGVSVPFVGGQSSEFKILETENVPKWGNKPEIESGILQNECEILNEKFTEYLSKQK; encoded by the coding sequence ATGAACAATTATAATCAATATATGCTTGAATGCATCGAACTTGCAAAACAGGCTTTGGAAAAAGGAAATCCGCCGGTTGGTTCTGTATTGGTTTTTGAAGATAAAATTATCGGCAGAGGAATCGAATCCGGAAAATCCAGCGGAGATATTACACAGCACGCCGAGATTTTAGCTGTGAAAGATGCTTTGAAAAATGGTTACCGAGAGATTTTGGATAAATCTGTGATGTATTCAACGCACGAACCTTGCATTATGTGTTCGTATCTCATCAGACATCATAAAATTGCAAAATTGGTTTTTGGAGTTTCAGTTCCTTTTGTTGGCGGACAATCTTCTGAATTTAAAATTCTGGAAACGGAAAATGTTCCGAAATGGGGCAATAAGCCTGAAATTGAATCGGGAATTTTGCAGAATGAATGTGAGATTTTGAATGAAAAATTTACAGAATATCTTTCGAAGCAAAAATAA
- a CDS encoding helix-turn-helix domain-containing protein yields the protein MLSQSVYTLVNEQNGNLAFKLFEFDNNSYFDHIQRNNYFTLILITSGEGTATVDLCDYSFKENTLFAFYPYQPFMLQSAKPIMGISIQFHHDFFCIYRHHKEIAANGILFNNVYQQPFIVLNEFSKNSILNLINGITNELKNDAFRKDEVLISYLKILLVTATRIKLEQQTIQNSETVNIKQQFIIQNLKNAIEDHFRTKHSASDYADLLNQTPASLARITKNHFNKTLSDLITERIIVEAKRELYLTDKTIKEIAYELGYEDEYYFSRLFKNKTDISPQIYRNTIGFNRGAES from the coding sequence ATGTTATCACAATCTGTCTATACGCTCGTGAATGAGCAAAACGGGAATCTGGCTTTCAAGCTTTTTGAGTTTGATAACAACAGTTATTTTGACCATATTCAGCGGAACAATTATTTTACATTAATCCTGATTACTTCGGGAGAAGGTACTGCAACGGTTGACCTTTGTGATTATTCATTCAAGGAAAATACGCTGTTTGCATTTTATCCTTACCAGCCTTTTATGTTACAGTCCGCGAAACCGATCATGGGAATTTCGATACAGTTTCACCACGATTTTTTCTGTATTTACAGGCATCATAAGGAAATTGCAGCCAATGGAATTTTGTTTAATAATGTTTATCAACAGCCATTTATTGTCTTAAATGAATTCAGTAAAAACTCTATCTTGAATTTGATTAACGGAATCACCAATGAACTTAAAAATGATGCTTTCAGAAAGGATGAAGTTTTGATTTCTTATTTAAAAATTTTATTGGTTACTGCTACAAGAATTAAACTCGAACAGCAAACAATTCAAAATTCTGAAACAGTCAATATCAAGCAACAATTTATCATTCAGAATCTGAAAAATGCGATTGAGGATCATTTCCGAACCAAACATTCAGCCAGTGATTATGCGGATTTACTGAATCAGACTCCGGCTTCTTTGGCCAGAATTACAAAAAATCATTTCAATAAGACGCTTTCTGATTTGATTACCGAACGGATTATCGTCGAAGCCAAAAGGGAATTATATCTTACGGACAAAACGATTAAAGAAATTGCCTATGAATTGGGATATGAGGATGAATATTATTTCAGTCGGCTTTTTAAGAATAAAACGGATATTTCACCTCAGATTTACAGGAATACCATTGGTTTTAACAGAGGTGCAGAATCTTAA
- a CDS encoding DsrE family protein, with amino-acid sequence MKKTAIIILSDPKSGSEEALGRVFNALASAYEFKHAGEDVKIIFQGTGIRWPEQLEKADHPVHGLYNEVKDYVHGLSKGCVAVFGTEVSGYELLNENEVPGTPGLPSFINLRNDGYDILIF; translated from the coding sequence ATGAAAAAAACAGCAATTATTATTCTTTCTGATCCTAAAAGTGGTTCGGAAGAGGCATTGGGAAGAGTGTTTAACGCTTTAGCTTCGGCTTACGAATTCAAGCACGCAGGTGAAGATGTTAAAATCATTTTTCAGGGAACAGGAATCAGATGGCCGGAACAATTGGAAAAAGCAGACCATCCGGTACATGGGCTTTACAATGAAGTAAAGGATTATGTTCACGGTCTTTCGAAAGGTTGTGTTGCGGTATTTGGAACGGAAGTTTCAGGCTATGAGTTATTGAACGAAAACGAAGTTCCGGGAACTCCTGGTCTGCCAAGTTTCATTAACTTGAGAAATGACGGTTACGATATTTTGATTTTCTAA
- a CDS encoding NADH:flavin oxidoreductase, which produces MSVSDLFKPLTFLHGPVMRNRFMMAPLTSQQSDFDGTASKYDQFWMEQLAQSGYGLIQTSASTVEAGAIAFERQLGIHSDKHLPGLTKMATAIREGGALSAVQLHHAGHRAVPSLGGIPAPASSKTLKDIKAISTEEVERIRDSFIEAAKRAQLAGFDGVSVHGAFGWILSEFLSPNLNDRKDKYGGSVENRARFTIEVIEGIRKACGNNFQIGWRLSIERYGLRLEELREITAKIFDKELIDYLDLALWDSAQLVREGAFQGKTMLSVFTELPRKGVRLGAAGKIMSAQRAGELLDEGCDFVLIARAGILQRDFPLQVKANPMYDSPKLPVTADFLREGGLSERFIETMRGWQTFVKPGS; this is translated from the coding sequence ATGTCTGTTTCTGATTTATTTAAACCCCTTACTTTTCTTCACGGCCCCGTCATGAGAAATCGTTTTATGATGGCTCCATTGACCAGCCAGCAAAGTGATTTCGACGGTACTGCATCAAAATACGATCAATTCTGGATGGAACAATTGGCACAAAGCGGTTATGGTTTGATTCAAACCAGTGCTTCAACAGTAGAAGCCGGAGCGATTGCATTTGAACGTCAGTTGGGCATCCACAGCGATAAACATTTGCCGGGATTAACGAAGATGGCCACAGCAATTCGTGAAGGAGGTGCATTGTCTGCGGTACAATTGCATCACGCTGGACACAGAGCCGTGCCATCTTTAGGCGGAATTCCCGCTCCTGCATCAAGCAAAACATTAAAAGATATCAAAGCCATTTCAACGGAAGAAGTAGAAAGAATCCGTGATAGTTTTATTGAAGCGGCAAAAAGAGCGCAATTGGCCGGATTTGACGGAGTTTCTGTTCACGGTGCTTTTGGTTGGATACTGTCTGAATTTCTTTCACCAAACCTTAACGACAGGAAAGATAAATATGGAGGAAGTGTAGAAAATCGTGCTCGTTTTACGATTGAAGTGATTGAAGGAATTCGAAAAGCTTGTGGAAACAATTTTCAAATCGGTTGGCGTTTGTCGATTGAGCGATATGGATTGCGTTTGGAAGAATTACGTGAAATTACTGCCAAAATTTTTGATAAGGAATTGATTGATTATCTGGATTTGGCACTTTGGGATTCGGCTCAGCTTGTAAGGGAAGGAGCTTTTCAGGGAAAAACGATGTTGAGCGTTTTTACAGAACTTCCAAGAAAAGGTGTTCGTTTGGGTGCTGCCGGGAAAATAATGAGTGCACAACGAGCCGGAGAATTATTAGATGAAGGATGCGATTTTGTCTTAATTGCAAGAGCCGGAATTCTTCAACGGGATTTTCCGCTTCAGGTAAAAGCAAATCCTATGTATGATAGCCCAAAATTGCCCGTAACGGCAGATTTTCTTCGTGAAGGCGGGCTGAGTGAACGTTTTATCGAAACGATGAGAGGCTGGCAAACTTTTGTAAAGCCTGGGTCATAA
- a CDS encoding acetyl-CoA C-acyltransferase: MNEVFIVSAKRTPVGGFLGNLAEFSATQLGALAIKNAYESISLDPEWISSVYMGNVLSAGLGQSPARQAAVFSQIPYDKDATTINKVCSSGIKATILGAQQIQTGLDEIVVTGGMESMSNVPHYAFLRKALKLGDAQLIDGLTKDGLWDVYNDFHMGSAGELGVKKYGLTREELDNYALESYRKAREATEKGKFRNELIEISISSKKEKIIIDRDEDIYKLIPEKVSQLKPVFESDGSLTAANSSNLNDGAAALILASADAIKKYNLQPLAKIVSYADAAQAPEWFTTSPSVAITKALRLANLNLSEIDYVEINEAYASVVLSNQQILGLDPEKINLYGGAVALGHPIGASGARIIVTLLSILEQEKGKYGVASICNGGGGASAIVIQNLNI; the protein is encoded by the coding sequence ATGAATGAAGTATTTATTGTATCTGCTAAAAGGACTCCAGTTGGAGGTTTCTTAGGAAATTTAGCAGAGTTTTCTGCAACACAGCTGGGAGCATTAGCTATTAAAAATGCTTATGAAAGTATTTCATTAGATCCGGAATGGATTAGCAGTGTTTATATGGGTAATGTGTTAAGCGCAGGACTTGGGCAATCTCCAGCTAGACAGGCTGCGGTATTTTCACAGATACCTTATGATAAGGATGCAACCACCATTAATAAGGTCTGTTCATCGGGAATAAAAGCAACTATTTTAGGGGCACAGCAAATACAGACGGGCCTAGATGAAATTGTTGTTACGGGAGGAATGGAAAGCATGAGTAATGTACCACATTATGCTTTTTTACGCAAAGCTCTGAAATTAGGAGATGCCCAACTCATCGATGGATTGACAAAAGACGGATTATGGGATGTTTATAATGATTTTCATATGGGAAGCGCCGGAGAACTTGGGGTAAAAAAATATGGTTTAACCAGAGAGGAACTAGATAATTATGCCTTAGAATCATACAGAAAAGCCAGGGAAGCCACTGAAAAAGGTAAATTCAGAAATGAATTGATAGAAATAAGTATTTCATCTAAAAAAGAAAAGATTATTATCGACAGGGATGAAGACATTTATAAATTAATTCCAGAAAAGGTATCGCAACTCAAACCTGTTTTTGAAAGTGATGGTTCACTCACGGCTGCCAATTCAAGTAATTTAAATGATGGCGCAGCTGCTTTAATACTTGCCTCTGCAGATGCAATTAAGAAATACAATCTTCAGCCATTGGCAAAAATAGTTTCTTATGCTGATGCAGCACAAGCACCCGAATGGTTTACTACTTCACCCTCAGTTGCCATAACAAAAGCTCTTAGATTGGCTAATCTCAATTTATCAGAAATAGATTATGTAGAAATTAATGAAGCATATGCTTCTGTGGTTCTTTCTAATCAGCAAATTTTAGGTTTGGATCCTGAAAAAATCAATTTGTATGGAGGGGCAGTGGCATTAGGGCATCCAATTGGGGCGTCAGGAGCAAGAATTATAGTAACTCTACTCAGTATTTTGGAACAGGAAAAAGGTAAGTATGGTGTGGCAAGCATTTGTAATGGGGGAGGCGGAGCTTCGGCTATTGTTATTCAAAATTTGAACATATAA